One window of Candidatus Methylocalor cossyra genomic DNA carries:
- a CDS encoding aspartate aminotransferase family protein — MSTYIADLLAGQRGKNFELHERHLNTQMVRVLKAIGYDRIYTRARGPYLYDERGTEYLDLLSGFGVFAIGRNHPEVTQALRDVLDAELPDMVQMDVSLLSGLLAEEILQRCPDRLTKMFFCNSGAEAVEAAIKFARYTTRREKIVYCEHGFHGLTLGALSLNGEQLFREGFGPLLPGCSAIPFNDPSALDQALRGRDVAAFIVEPIQGKGVNLPDHDYLPEAARLCSKYGTLFVVDEIQTGLGRTGRFWAIEHWGVEPDMILMAKALSGGFVPVGAVAMTGRIMNAVFNRMDRAVVHGSTFSKNNMAMAAGLATLRVIQQENLVENAARVGEELLAGMRSLADKYELLQQVRGKGMMLALEFGPPRSLSLKAAWAMLEAANKGLFSQMVTIPLFKNHHILSQVAGHGMNVVKFLPPLVLTAKDRDWILGALDAVIADCHKVPGAIWDLGKTLAGHALKSKAG, encoded by the coding sequence ATGTCCACCTACATCGCCGATCTGCTGGCCGGCCAGCGGGGCAAGAACTTCGAACTGCACGAACGCCACCTAAACACCCAGATGGTGCGGGTGCTCAAGGCCATCGGCTACGACCGCATCTACACCCGGGCCCGCGGCCCCTATCTGTACGACGAGCGCGGCACCGAATACCTGGACCTCCTAAGCGGCTTCGGCGTGTTCGCCATCGGCCGCAACCATCCCGAGGTGACGCAGGCGCTGCGCGACGTTTTGGACGCTGAACTGCCGGACATGGTGCAGATGGACGTCTCCCTGCTGAGCGGCCTCTTGGCCGAGGAAATCCTCCAGCGCTGCCCGGATCGACTCACCAAGATGTTCTTTTGCAACTCCGGTGCGGAAGCTGTGGAAGCGGCCATCAAGTTCGCCCGCTATACCACCCGGCGGGAAAAGATCGTCTATTGTGAACACGGCTTCCATGGCCTTACCCTGGGCGCCCTGTCGCTCAATGGCGAGCAACTGTTCCGGGAAGGCTTCGGTCCGCTGCTGCCTGGCTGCAGCGCGATCCCCTTCAACGACCCCTCCGCCCTGGACCAGGCGCTGCGCGGCCGGGATGTGGCGGCGTTCATCGTCGAACCCATCCAGGGCAAAGGCGTCAACTTGCCCGACCACGACTATCTGCCGGAAGCCGCCCGGCTGTGCAGCAAATACGGGACCCTGTTCGTGGTCGACGAAATCCAGACCGGGCTCGGCCGCACCGGGCGCTTCTGGGCCATCGAGCACTGGGGAGTGGAACCCGACATGATCCTGATGGCGAAAGCCCTCTCCGGGGGGTTCGTGCCGGTGGGTGCGGTGGCGATGACCGGCCGCATCATGAACGCCGTGTTCAACCGCATGGACCGGGCAGTGGTCCACGGTTCCACCTTCTCCAAGAACAACATGGCGATGGCGGCGGGGCTCGCCACGCTAAGGGTGATCCAGCAGGAGAACCTGGTCGAAAACGCCGCCCGGGTGGGGGAAGAACTGCTCGCCGGAATGCGGAGCCTGGCGGACAAATACGAACTGCTGCAGCAGGTGCGCGGCAAGGGGATGATGCTCGCCCTGGAATTCGGGCCGCCCCGCAGCCTCTCGCTGAAGGCCGCTTGGGCCATGCTGGAGGCGGCCAACAAGGGCCTGTTCAGCCAGATGGTCACCATCCCGCTGTTCAAAAATCACCATATCCTGAGCCAAGTCGCGGGCCACGGCATGAACGTGGTGAAGTTCCTGCCGCCCCTGGTCCTCACGGCAAAGGACCGCGACTGGATCCTCGGTGCCCTGGATGCCGTCATCGCCGACTGCCACAAGGTGCCGGGGGCGATTTGGGATCTTGGGAAAACCTTGGCCGGCCACGCCTTGAAAAGCAAAGCCGGCTGA